A region from the Haloarcula limicola genome encodes:
- a CDS encoding enoyl-CoA hydratase/isomerase family protein, whose protein sequence is METYEDVSYGVTDGIATITIERPDVYNAFTRNTVLELNDAARTAEADEDVYAVVLTGAGKGFCSGADTTEMPDWDEQSPEEYGAFLWLIQQFVWNMRTMATPSIAAVNGPAIGAGCDFALACDLRVVGEEGVMREGFVNVGLVPGDGGAWLLPRLVGESKAREYLLTGRDITPEDAVDIGLAVERADDALSAAGDLAAEIRDKPATAVQHTNRLVDPQQSFDEYCRKAAEYQWDCVVDDEHKEAVAAFNEGREPAFDRSYE, encoded by the coding sequence ATGGAGACCTACGAGGACGTCAGCTACGGCGTCACCGACGGGATCGCGACCATCACCATCGAGCGACCGGACGTCTACAACGCCTTCACGCGGAACACCGTGCTCGAACTCAACGACGCGGCGCGGACGGCCGAGGCCGACGAGGACGTCTACGCGGTCGTGCTGACGGGGGCCGGGAAGGGCTTCTGCTCGGGCGCGGACACGACGGAGATGCCCGACTGGGACGAGCAATCGCCCGAGGAGTACGGCGCGTTCCTCTGGCTCATCCAGCAGTTCGTCTGGAACATGCGGACGATGGCGACGCCCTCCATCGCCGCCGTCAACGGCCCGGCCATCGGTGCCGGCTGTGACTTCGCGCTGGCGTGTGACCTGCGCGTCGTCGGCGAGGAGGGCGTGATGCGCGAGGGGTTCGTCAACGTCGGCCTAGTCCCCGGCGACGGCGGCGCGTGGCTCCTGCCCCGCCTCGTCGGCGAGTCGAAGGCCCGGGAGTACCTGCTCACCGGCCGGGACATCACCCCCGAGGACGCCGTCGACATCGGCCTCGCCGTCGAGCGGGCCGACGACGCGCTCTCGGCCGCGGGCGACCTCGCGGCGGAGATCAGAGACAAGCCCGCGACGGCCGTCCAGCATACGAACCGGCTGGTCGACCCCCAGCAGAGCTTCGACGAGTACTGCCGGAAGGCCGCCGAGTACCAGTGGGACTGCGTCGTCGACGACGAGCACAAGGAGGCGGTGGCGGCGTTCAACGAGGGCCGCGAGCCGGCGTTCGATCGGTCCTACGAGTAG
- a CDS encoding acyl-CoA dehydrogenase family protein, whose protein sequence is MRTLTAEQRDYAERAESVAAEFEEEAYTWGGDVPWENLQRLAEADLYCPSISEEYGGQGLSDVTAMLLTEAVGRVCPDTGWFTYMQSIVAPRAIDLFGSETVKEEFLPAVTAGESFVSIAMSEPDAGSDVGSMTTEVTEEDGQLVCNGEKTWVGGVPFGDAAVTWVRFPEGLGSVVIPYDDPGVEIEKVYTNMAGYAQTHFTIDDVVIPETHVLTRGKEAFKEQLVSLNWERLGSSILTVAWAEAALEQALEYASEREQFGQPIDEFQGIEWKLAEMYRQVETAASLVYMSAAGAQGHERAPPRLQTSTAKLHCSQIAEEVVSEAVQIVGARAYQQGHPLEHLYRFARSRRIAAGTDEMQLNTIAGALKDDGLPAVSER, encoded by the coding sequence ATGCGAACCCTGACAGCGGAGCAACGCGACTACGCCGAGCGCGCGGAATCGGTCGCCGCGGAGTTCGAGGAGGAGGCCTACACCTGGGGCGGCGACGTCCCGTGGGAGAACCTTCAGCGACTCGCGGAGGCGGACCTGTACTGCCCCTCTATCTCCGAGGAGTACGGCGGGCAGGGACTCTCGGACGTGACGGCGATGCTCCTGACGGAGGCGGTCGGTCGGGTCTGTCCCGACACCGGCTGGTTCACCTACATGCAGAGCATCGTCGCGCCGCGGGCCATCGACCTCTTCGGGTCCGAGACGGTCAAGGAGGAGTTCCTCCCCGCCGTGACCGCGGGCGAGAGCTTCGTCTCCATCGCCATGTCGGAACCCGACGCCGGCTCGGACGTCGGGTCGATGACGACGGAGGTAACCGAGGAGGACGGCCAGTTGGTCTGCAACGGCGAGAAGACGTGGGTCGGCGGCGTCCCCTTCGGCGACGCCGCGGTGACGTGGGTCCGGTTCCCGGAGGGGCTGGGCTCGGTCGTCATCCCCTACGACGACCCCGGCGTCGAGATAGAGAAGGTGTACACGAACATGGCCGGCTACGCGCAGACGCACTTCACCATCGACGACGTGGTGATCCCGGAGACCCACGTCCTCACTCGCGGCAAGGAAGCCTTCAAGGAGCAGCTGGTGTCGCTCAACTGGGAGCGCCTCGGGAGCTCGATCCTCACGGTCGCGTGGGCCGAGGCGGCGCTGGAACAGGCCCTGGAGTACGCGAGCGAGCGCGAGCAGTTCGGCCAGCCCATCGACGAGTTCCAGGGCATCGAGTGGAAGCTCGCCGAGATGTACCGACAGGTCGAGACGGCCGCCTCGCTGGTCTACATGTCCGCCGCGGGCGCACAGGGTCACGAGCGGGCCCCGCCGCGGCTGCAGACCTCGACGGCGAAGCTCCACTGCTCGCAGATCGCCGAGGAGGTCGTCAGCGAGGCCGTCCAGATCGTCGGCGCGCGGGCCTACCAGCAGGGTCATCCGCTGGAGCACCTCTATCGGTTCGCCCGGAGCAGGCGCATCGCCGCGGGCACCGACGAGATGCAGCTCAACACCATCGCCGGCGCGCTGAAAGACGACGGGCTTCCCGCCGTCTCCGAGCGGTAG